One Physeter macrocephalus isolate SW-GA chromosome 7, ASM283717v5, whole genome shotgun sequence genomic window, AAGACTTGGTCCGGGGACCTTGAGTGAAGTTAAGAGATGAAATGGACTTCTTTCCGCTTTATTCCTTAAGCTGATGTGTTTTGGCTCAAGGTAGTAGTGGGGAatgggcatttttttcttttcattcttgaatTGGATCAAATCTGTAGGCTTTGGGAGGAATTTGTGTGAAAAATGTTCTAGTCTACCATAGACTGAAAACAAacgtttttatgtttgttttatgaaGAAGACCTTATAAATTAGAAACTATTTACTATTGGTGTGGaaacaaatgcttatttttatcaGGATATTACTGTACTTTATTACAAGAAGCACATGGATTCAGAGTTGGCAGTGCCTTTGAAAATCAAGATCTGTCAtgtaaatacagatttttaaattagaggAAATACAGATAATTGAAACGGCCAGGATTTCCCCGTACTACTAAAGGCCTAACACTTGTGTGTGAAAGTTATCTCGTTAGGTGAGTGGAGCccttatttaaacttaaaaaaaaaaactcctttcaTGATTTCAAATGTGAATACTCTTAACGTTCACAGAACCGTACATTAAGTTTCGTGTGTGTGCTTTAGAGGCCATAAAACACCAAGAACTGTTGTATTTGTCTACATTTGCATCTTGTACATTAATAATGAGCTAGCTTTAAAATTCTGGTTTCTCCTGAAAAATGACCTCTTATTTTGAGATTCCATTTCAGTTTGgaatctctttgattttttttttatttaaatgcgTGAAGTATACCTTGACTAATCTCCTCTCCATTAATCTAATGCTTGTAACAGCAAACAAATAACAGAAGGCAACAGCGCCAAAgccattcttaatttttttaaagagtggctATTTTCTTCTATGGAAAACACCCATGAACTGATACTGAGCCCTCTTTAGATGAGAGCTGTTTATTAGTGCTTATACTCAATATTCCGCGTGAGGGCATGCTCCATTTTAATTGTTCGTTAGATTCACAAACAGGAAGACATTACttcttgattttgctttttaaaacttgaaaaaactTCTAATTCTTATGGCATGGGGTCTCTTGCTTACATTCTTCTTCTGTGATGTGGTCCTGGGCCTCTCTTAGAATTGGACTCTGGCCAGGACCCCAACATCATTGTAATCCACTGATGAGGGAGATCATTACCAGGTGGTTTAGGCAATTTGTGACTTGACAGGATTTCtcgcctcccccctcccccaaatgctTCTcgtcatttatcttttctctgtttttttcatctttgatttccttttaggATTTCAGATGCATGCCAGGTTTCCACTGATTGCCAGAGTTCACGATCACTACACATGGATCCCCAAAATCAACATGGCAGTGGCAGTTCATTAGTTGTGATCCAGCAGCCTGCTTTGGATAACCGTCAGAGATTAGACTATGAGAGAGAGATTCAGCCTGCTGCTATTTTGTCCTTAGACCAGATCAAGGCCATCAGAGGCAGCAATGAATACACAGAAGGGCCATCGGTGGTGAAAAGACCTGCTCTTCGAACAGCACCAAGACAAGAAAAGCATGAAAGGACTCATGAGATCATACCAGTTAATGTGAATAATAACTATGAGCATAGACCTACCAGCCACCTGGGACCTGCAGGACTCTCGAGTAATACCAGAGGCCCCATATTGAGCAGGTCAACCAGCACTGGAAGTGCAGCCAGTTCTGGGAGCAACAGCAGTGCCTCTTCCGAGCAGGGGCTGTTAGGAAGGTCACCACCAGCCAGACCAGTCTCTGGCCACAGGTCTGAGAGGGCAGTCCGGACCCAGCGCAAGCAACTGACTGTGGATGACTTGAAGGGTTCCTTGAAAGAGGAGCTGGCACAGCACAAGTTCATCTGTGAACAGTGTGGGAAGTGCAAGTGCCGAGAATGCACAGCTCCCAGGACCCTGCCATCCTGTTGGGCCTGTAACCGGCAGTGCCTTTGCTCCGCTGAGAGCATGGTGGAATACGGAACCTGCATGTGCTTGGTCAAGGGCATCTTCTACCACTGCTCCAATGACGATGAAGGGGACTCTTACTCGGACAATCCTTGCTCCTGTTCACAGTCACACTGCTGTTCTCGGTACCTGTGTATGGGAGCCATGTCTCTGCTTCTACCTTGCTTACTCTGTTACCCGCCTGCTAAGGGATGCCTGAAGCTGTGCAGGGGGTGTTATGACTGGATCCATCGCCCAGGGTGCAGATGTAAGAACTCCAACACGGTCTATTGTAAACTGGAGAGCTGCCCCTCCCGGGGTCAGGGTAAACCATCATGATTTTTGGACGTGGGTGGGACCTCCTGAACTTCTAGCTTTCAAGCTGTGGCTGTTATGGAAAGATCCTGTTAGatactggttttattttctttgcagtttttccCTGTTTCCCACGttctctccccctcttcccaAGGTTTGACTCATGGATTTTACTCTTCTCTAATGGATGATCTTCAGAAACAGTGAACTGTGAAACTGCACCTGGCTCCCCCTTAGGACAAGAGCCTCTGCCATCCACTCGAGAGGATATTGAGAGCCAGTGGGCTTTTGTGTAGCCTTTTTGTTCTGCAAGCAACTTTCCAAAGTTGTACACgaacatacccacacacacacccagactaCAGTGATTTAGAGCTGTTTTTGATTGGGTACTCTGGGAGCAGGgaaattggttttttttaaagaggcaaCCATTTAATTGCTTAAATAAGCTATGTATTAAATCTGTCTCCAATTAGGGCTCTCTTCATAGCATTGGACCCCTAAGTAGCAAGGGGGATATGTTTCTGTTATAACATTAAAATTCTCCTTTAACCACTGCCCTCTCCTTCTTGCCCCCCAACGTTCTCTCCCCTCAGTTTTGGCATTATCTTATTCTAGAGatgccagttttgttttttgggttttttccccgTGTAATTTTAGATTCGCTTTACAGTGTAAATCTTCACATTGGAGATATATTAGTTGTATCTTGCTCATCTTTGTTCAAAGCTTTCATATTTGTGAAGGACTCGGCTCCCTTCCTTCCGTACCCCCACGCTTTTCACCAAATTACTCTTGTCACTGAGGGCACTTGGATGACTGAAGTTGATATTTATAGCTGATCCATCTATACAT contains:
- the SPRY1 gene encoding protein sprouty homolog 1; the protein is MDPQNQHGSGSSLVVIQQPALDNRQRLDYEREIQPAAILSLDQIKAIRGSNEYTEGPSVVKRPALRTAPRQEKHERTHEIIPVNVNNNYEHRPTSHLGPAGLSSNTRGPILSRSTSTGSAASSGSNSSASSEQGLLGRSPPARPVSGHRSERAVRTQRKQLTVDDLKGSLKEELAQHKFICEQCGKCKCRECTAPRTLPSCWACNRQCLCSAESMVEYGTCMCLVKGIFYHCSNDDEGDSYSDNPCSCSQSHCCSRYLCMGAMSLLLPCLLCYPPAKGCLKLCRGCYDWIHRPGCRCKNSNTVYCKLESCPSRGQGKPS